One Solanum pennellii chromosome 9, SPENNV200 DNA segment encodes these proteins:
- the LOC107029546 gene encoding clathrin light chain 2-like, whose product MSSHISGTGAAMTPPLDRSGDFEVATEDSGDYVIGLESGTSEAQFIGENGPILPPTERMVAEEGFALREWRRLNAIRLEEKEKREKEIVREIIEEAEEYKAEYYRKWKLRCENNVAANREKEKLFLANQEKFHTEANKAYWRAIGELIPKEVPTIEKKGKKDKEKQPFINVIQGPKPGRPTELSRMRQILVKLKHNPPEHMKPSAKSSLEPRKDAKTGTETSVAASAKPQATTAAP is encoded by the exons ATGTCATCACATATCTCCGGCACCGGCGCTGCCATGACTCCGCCGTTGGACCGTAGCGGAGACTTCGAGGTTGCTACTGAAGACTCCGGAGACTACGTTATTGGTTTGGAGTCGGGGACGTCTGAAGCTCAGTTCATCGGAGAAAATGGACCGATTCTCCCTCCAACAGAACGTATGGTAGCGGAGGAAGGTTTTGCCCTGAGAGAGTGGCGACG ATTGAACGCCATACGGCTGGAGGAAAAGGAGAAAAGGGAGAAAGAAATTGTTAGGGAAATAATTGAAGAAGCAGAGGAATACAAAGCAGAGTACTATAGGAAATGGAAACTTAGATGTGAGAACAATGTAGCTGCTAACCGGGAGAAGGAGAAG tTATTCTTGGCCAACCAAGAGAAGTTCCATACTGAAGCTAATAAGGCTTATTGGAGGGCAATCGGAGAGCTTATCCCAAAGGAGGTCCCGACCatagaaaagaaaggaaagaagGATAAGGAGAAGCAGCCATTCATCAATGTCATTCAAGGACCCAAACCTGGCAGGCCAACTGAACTCTCTAGAATGCGTCAAATACTTGTGAAACTCAAACACAACCCGCCTGAGCACATGAAGCCTTCTGCAAAATCATCTTTGGAACCAAGAAAAGATGCAAAGACAGGAACAGAAACTTCTGTTGCTGCCTCTGCAAAGCCTCAAGCTACTACTGCTGCACCTTGA
- the LOC107029545 gene encoding putative serine/threonine-protein kinase encodes MGWNCFGVYQSYKNNSETQVQGFTTNNVRVFSYNSLRSATGNFHPSNKIGGGGFGVVYKGVLRDGTCVAIKCLSAESKQGTKEFLTEINMISNTQHPNLVQLIGCCVENGNRMLIYEYLKNNSLANALLGSNGKRVALNWPQRVAICLGTASGLAFLHEEASPTIVHRDIKASNILIDENLHPKIGDFGLAKLFPENVTHLSTRVAGTIGYLAPEYALFGQLTKKTDVYSFGVVVLEIISGRSSSKSAFGVDLLVLVEWVWKLREEGRLLEIIDPELTEYPETELLRFIKVALFCIQSAPNQRPNMKQVIEMLSKEVNLNEKEFIDHIVVVCRNHPPRGRMGCSL; translated from the exons ATGGGTTGGAATTGCTTTGGAGTTTATCAATCATACAAAAACAATAGCGAGACTCAAGTCCAAG GGTTCACAACCAACAATGTGAGGGTTTTTTCCTATAACTCATTGAGATCAGCGACAGGTAACTTCCATCCATCTAACAAaataggaggtggtggttttgGAGTTGTTTATAAG GGAGTTTTAAGAGATGGAACTTGTGTTGCCATTAAATGTCTCTCTGCTGAATCAAAACAAGGGACTAAAGAATTCTTGACAGAGATTAATATGATTTCAAATACCCAACATCCAAATCTTGTTCAGTTGATTGGTTGTTGTGTTGAGAATGGCAATAGAATGTTGATATATGAATACTTGAAGAATAACAGCCTTGCCAATGCTTTACTAG GTTCTAATGGTAAACGCGTTGCTCTGAACTGGCCTCAGAGAGTTGCTATATGTTTAGGTACAGCATCTGGTTTAGCATTTCTTCATGAAGAAGCCTCACCAACGATTGTTCATCGAGATATTAAGGCTAGTAACATCCTTATAGATGAAAACCTTCACCCTAAAATTGGAGATTTTGGTCTGGCTAAGCTTTTTCCTGAAAATGTCACTCATCTAAGTACGCGAGTAGCAGGAACAAT AGGTTATCTTGCTCCGGAGTATGCCTTGTTTGGACAACTTACTAAAAAGACTGACGTCTATAGTTTTGGAGTTGTTGTACTTGAAATCATAAGTGGAAGAAGCAGTAGTAAATCAGCATTTGGAGTGGATCTCTTGGTTCTGGTGGAATGG GTATGGAAGCTAAGAGAAGAAGGACGACTTCTGGAAATCATTGATCCAGAGCTAACAGAGTATCCAGAAACTGAATTACTGCGGTTCATCAAAGTTGCTCTCTTTTGCATACAATCAGCACCTAACCAAAGACCTAATATGAAACAAGTGATTGAGATGTTGTCTAAGGAAGTCAACCTCAACGAGAAGGAGTTTATAGACCACATAGTGGTAGTCTGCAGAAATCATCCTCCGCGGGGAAGAATGGGGTGCAGTCTGTAA